Proteins encoded together in one Argiope bruennichi chromosome 1, qqArgBrue1.1, whole genome shotgun sequence window:
- the LOC129976067 gene encoding sodium/hydrogen exchanger 9B2-like, with protein MTHLTTLSEMDKISILDINQNNCSWALKKERLVLISTQLACLICVAGTAYGILGSSALPGSEIFALLLLAVSAWVGGVLVGCLRLPALLGMLIVGILFRNIPSIPYHTDISIKWAATLRDISLVIILLKAGLGLDPQKLLELKFHVFKLSALPCLLETAASTVLVHHFLSLPWLWAAMLGFIVSAVSAAVLVPGMLALDQRGLGRKSGIPTLVMASVSIDNIIALTGFIVTFSILTSSENLTWTLMTRLLEPFIGLLMGTIIGVLLWYLPNDNNPEPILVYYRSTLLCLGGLGVSFVCKRVGMTGAGALACVSLAFVASLRWRLKGEHFKNIAWITGIMWNLIEPFLFGLIGAEITTKSLGKDLGFAILALVLGVIFRFLCTIFVLLGSKLNLKEQIFVSASWVAKATVQAAVGSQALDYARSHPTELDFKDNSQKVLMMSVVSILLTAPLGAAFIDFLAPFLLKEECSASSTSADTSGEEERECITEVTVSDYGARRCASVGEIEGFLQGLKNNVND; from the exons ATATCAATCAAAACAACTGCTCATGGGCCCTAAAGAAAGAGAGACTGGTGTTAATAAGCACTCAACTAGCATGTCTCATCTGCGTGGCTGGAACTGCTTATGGAATTCTGGGAAGTTCAGCCCTTCCTGGATCCGAAATTTTCGCTTTGCTCCTGCTGGCTGTTTCAGCATGGGTAGGAGGAGTCCTGGTAGGATGTCTAAGACTGCCAGCACTTTTGG gcATGCTTATTGTTggtattttatttcgaaatattcctAGTATTCCTTATCATACTGATATTTCCATCAAGTGGGCAGCCACTCTAAG agACATATCTCTAGTCATTATTTTACTGAAAGCTGGTCTAGGATTGGATCCTCAGAAACTGCTGGAgttgaaatttcatgttttcaagCTGTCTGCTCTCCCATGTCTACTTGAGACAGCTGCTTCGACTGTGCTGGTACACCATTTCTTGTCTCTACCATGGCTCTGGGCAGCAATGTTGGG GTTCATTGTATCTGCTGTGTCTGCGGCAGTGCTGGTACCAGGAATGCTGGCCCTGGATCAGAGAGGACTTGGAAGGAAAAGTGGCATTCCCACCTTGGTAATGGCATCCGTATCCATTGACAACATCATTGCTCTCACTGGATTCATTGTAACATTCAGCATCCTCACCTCCAGTG aaaatttaacGTGGACTCTTATGACACGACTTCTAGAGCCATTCATTGGATTATTGATGGGAACGATTATTGGAGTACTTCTTTGGTATTTGCCAAATGACAATAATCCGGAG CCCATTTTGGTATACTACAGGAGCACCCTGCTGTGCCTAGGCGGCCTGGGCGTCTCCTTCGTATGCAAGAGGGTTGGTATGACAGGAGCCGGGGCACTTGCCTGCGTCAGCCTGGCATTCGTCGCATCTCTCCGGTGGCGGCTGAAGGGAGAACATTTC AAAAATATAGCGTGGATAACGGGTATTATGTGGAATCTCATTGAACCATTCCTGTTCGGCCTCATAGGAGCAGAAATAACAACTAAAAGCTTAGGAAAAGATTTAG GATTTGCAATATTAGCTTTAGTTTTAGGAGTTATATTTCGATTCTTGTGCACCATTTTTGTGTTATTGGGatcaaaactgaatttgaaaGAACAAATATTCGTTTCTGCATCGTGGGTGGCAAAGGCAACAGTGCag GCAGCAGTTGGCTCACAAGCTCTGGACTATGCAAGATCTCATCCTACAGAACTTGATTTCAAAGACAACAGTCAAAAG GTTTTAATGATGTCAGTGGTGTCGATTCTACTAACTGCCCCACTGGGAGCAGCTTTCATTGACTTTCTAGCACCCTTCTTACTGAAGGAAGAGTGTTCCGCTTCTTCCACTTCAGCAGATACTTCCGGCGAGGAGGAAAGGGAATGCATCACGGAAGTGACAGTCTCAGACTACGGAGCAAGAAGATGTGCAAGTGTGGGAGAGATAGAAGGATTTCTCCAAGGTCTCAAAAACAACGTTAATGATTAA